The DNA window GGCTGGTCAGCGTTCCCGTCTTGTCGAAGACGATGGTGTCGACGCGAGCGAGACGCTCGATGGCGTCGCCCGCATTGAGCAAAATTCCATTGCGGAAGAATCGCCCCGCCGCCGTCACCTGCACCGCCGGTATGGCGAGTGCGAGCGCGCAGGGGCAAGTGATGATCAGGACTGCGATGGCGTTGATTAGCGCCGTATGCCAACCGGCACCGGCGATCAGCCACCCGGCGGCGGTGAGGAATGCCGAGGAATGAACGACCGGGGCATAGGCACGGGCGGCGCGATCGGCCAGACGGAGTGCACCGGATTTCGCTGATTGAGCCTCACTAATCAGCCGCTCGATTTCGGCCATCAGCGTGCCCTCGACAGCAGCGGTGACCACAATCGTCAGAAGACCGGCGCCGTTCAGCGTACCGGCATGCACGATATCACCTGGAGCGACCAGCGCCGGTAGTGTTTCGCCAGTGACCAGGCTGCGGTCGACATCGGAACGACCGGAGAGCACTTCGCCATCGACGGGAACCCTCTCTCCGGGCCGCACCACCACGATATCGCCGGGGCGAACGGCGCTGAGGGGAACCCGGACCAGGCTATCGCCGTCTCCGCGCTTCAGCGCCGAGTCGGCACGCAGAGTCGCCAGCGTCTCAGCCTCCACCGCTGTGCGCCGGCGCATGTTCTCGTCGAGGAAGCGACCGAGCAGCAGGAAGAACAGCAGCATAAGCGCGCTGTCGAAATAGGCCTCAAGGGCGTGGGTCAGCGTATTGAAGATGGAAAGGCCCATGGCGAGGCAGACGCCGATCGAAATGGGCACATCCATGTTGAGCGAGCGGCGACGGATGGCGGCGAAGGCACTTCGAAAGAAGGGCCGCGCGGCGTAGGCCACCGTCGGAAGCGCGACGAGCGCACTCATGAAATGGAAGAAATCTCGCGTCTCCGGCGTGATGTCGGTGACATTGCCGGACCACACAGCAACCGACATCAGCATGACGTTCATGGCGCCAAAGCCGGCGACGCCCATGCATTTCAAAAGCTCCCGTGCCTCAGCGGAGCGGTTGTCGCGCTGCAAGGCCGGATCGAAGGGTTGGGCCGGGTAACCAATCGCCGACATACGGTCCAGCACGGCGCGCGGCGTGACCTTGTCCGGCGAAAAGACCACGGAGGTACGGCGGCTGCTGACATTGACGCGCGCGCGCACTATTCCCGGCAAGCGACGGAGACCGCGTTCGATATCAGTCAGGCAGGCGGCGCAGGTGATGCCATCGACTGCAAGTTCCATGCGGCGGGTGCCGTCGCGGTCGGCCACCGTGTAGGCGTCCCAATCGTGATCAACGGGCTGTCCCGCCGGAGCGGCTTCGAGGGGACCGACATCCACCGCTATGTTCACGGTATCTCCCTTCGTCAGCGGACGAGGCGGAGCTGGTTGTGACTCAAGAACATCCGCTCATTGCCCTTATAGGCCTCGATGGTCAGCTCCCACATGCCGGCCTGAACCTTCGGTAGCACCGTGCGATAGGTACCACTCGCCACCTCCGGCAGACTGGCCGAATGATCATTGTTCGGATCGACGGCATGGATCAAGCTGGCCCGAACGTCGAGCCCGTGGAGATCGGCTCCCGCCTTGTCACGAAAATGGATCTCAACCGAGGCGTCGTCGCCCACCGGCCGGACGGCGGCATCCACCGTCCATCCGCGTTCCGCCTGGGCTTTACCCGCCTGAACCTCGCCTTCAAACTCCTGACCGGCCTTGTAGCTCGATTCCACCTCAAGGCCAGGGAAGGTCGACTCTGCGAAATAGACAAAGGCCCCATTCACTGCGAACACCACGCCAAAGAAGGCGAACAGCCAAAGAAAGACGCCTCTCCCAGTCAGGCGGCGGCCACGGGCGACGTCCTCGGAGGTAGCAGTCATTCGGTTGGTCTCCTTCTGGGTCAAGACCAAGCATCCGCCTTTTGCGAGATGTTCGCAACCTTGCAGACGCTACTCCGGCGGGGTCGGCTCAGTTGGGAGCCGCGGTTTTAAAGAAGTCGGACGTGGAGGCTTTCTCACCGTTGTCGGTGTCGACGATGTAGAACTCGATCGGTGTCGATGCCGGCAGCACAATGCCGTTCGGCACCATGACCAGCACACGCAGCTCGCGCGTCGTGTCGGCCGCGACCTCGACCACCGGCTTGCCACTGGCGGCGGCTACGCCCTGAGCTTCCAGCGTAAAGCCTTCCGGGAGGCCGGACACGGTCAGCGCGAAGTGCCGTTCGTGCGGACGCTTGTTGATGAGGCGCACCGTATAGCCGTTACGGGTGCCGCCATCGGACAGGTTGACGTAGAGCGGATTGCGGTCATGCAAGACGCTGACACCCTGGAAGGCACGATTGGCGAGCGTGTAGATCATAAAGCCGCCGATGAGGACGATCAGCGCCGCATAAAGCACGGTGCGCGGCCGCACGATGCGATAGATCGGCGGCTTGCCCTCGCTGCGACGGGCGATGTTCATGTCTGTATCGTAGCCGATCAGCCCTGGCTCACGGCCAACCTTGTGCATCACGGTATCGCAGGCGTCGATGCAAAGGCCGCATTGAATACAGCCGAGCTGAAGGCCTTCTCGAATATCCACGCCGGTGGGGCAAACCTGGACACACGCCTTGCAGTCGATGCAGTCACCAACCGCTTCGCCCGCCGCCTTAGCCCGCTCACCGATCCTCACAGATTTGCGGGGCTCACCTCGGTCGGTGCGATAGGTCACATTGAGCGCCCACTCATCGGTCAGCGCTGCCTGGATACGCGGCCACGGGCACATGTAGAGGCAGACCTGCTCGCGCATGAAGCCGGCCAGCGAGTAGGTGGTGAAGGTCAGAATGCCGATCCAGATGTAAACGATCGGCGCGGCGTTGCCGGTAAACACGTCCTTCACGATGGTCGGCGCATCGCCGAAATAGAGCACCCAGGCGCCACCCGTACCAACCGCGATCAACAGCCAGATGACGTGCTTTGCCGACTTGCGCATAAATTTACCGGCGCTCATCGGCGCACGGTCCATCAGGATGCGGTCGCGACGATCACCTTCGATCCAGCGCTCAACGGCGAAAAAGAGGTCGGTCCAAACAGTCTGCGGACAGAGATAGCCGCACCAGATGCGGCCGGCCACCGCGTTCATCAGGAACAGGGCGATGGAAGCGAGCACGAGCAGGCCCGTGAGATAATAAACCTCCTGCGGCCATATCTCGACGCCAAAGAAATAGGCCTTGCGGCCGGCCATGTCGATCAGCACCGCCTGGCCCGGTGCGTCCGGGCCGCGATCCCAACGGATAAAGGGCAGAAAATAGTAGATGCCGAGCGTGATGATCAGCACGGACCATTTGATGGTCCTGAGACGGCCACTGACCGCCGCCGGATAGTTCTTCTTGGCAGCAGCGTAATAGTTGTCGCCACCGGTCGTCACGTTCTCGTCGACCCGCATGTTGCCTTCGTCTCCCGGAGACCGCCTTTTTCGTCTAGCAGTCGATCATATAAGCAATTGCCTCTATTATTAGCACATTAGCATAAAAAAGACCGAAGAACGAACCGCGAATTCGACAATGCCGTCCTGCCCTCACCGGGCCTTTCGACAGACGACGGCGGGCATTGATTGCCCACCGTCGCTCCCGTTCCACTGAAGGCTTAGGATCAAGTACCGCCGCCGAGGTCGTGAACATAGATCGCCAGCGACTTGATGGTCACCGGATCGAGCTTGCCACCCCATGTCGGCATGACGCCCCGATGGGCATGGGTGATCGTGTTGATCACCGACGCTTCATCGCCGCCATAGAGCCAAACCTTGTCGGTGAGGTTGGGCGCACCCAACTCATGGCTGCCCTTGGCGTCTTCCCCGTGGCAGCTGGTGCAGTTCTCGGCGAAGATCTGCTTACCCGCCTCGACGTCGGCACCCTTGACGGAACTGCCCGACAGCGACAGCACGAAGCCGGCGACGTTGCGGATTTGCTTGGCATCAAGCAGGCCATCTTCACCGAAGCGCGGCATGTCGTTCATGCGCGTGTCCGGGCTGGTCGAGCGAACGCCGACGGTGATGGTGTGCTCGATGTCGGTCAGAGTGCCGCCCCACAGCCAGTCGTCATCCTGCAAGTTGGGATAACCCTTGGAGCCGGTCGCGCCGGAACCATGACAAGGGGCGCAGTTGTCGCCGAAGGCGGCGCGGCCCTGCGCCATGGCGAATTCCAGCATCTTGGGATCGTTCTTGATCTGATCGAGGCTGGCATTGGCGAGCCCCTTGCCCACCTCAGCGCGCGCGGCCTGACCGGCCTGGGTCTCGGCAAGCGCCGAAGCCCGTTGCGAGTGGCCGAGCAGCCCCTTGGAATAACTCGAGACAAGCGGAACCGCCGGGTAGACAAAGGCGTAGCCGATCGCAAAGACGATGCAGGCGTAGAACACCCAAAGCCACCAGCGCGGCAGCGGGTTGTTCAGTTCCTTGATCCCGTCCCACTCGTGGCCGGTGGTCGCCACGCCAGTGACCTTGTCGATTTCCTCATGAGCCATGGCTCAATCCTCCTCAAGCGGGATCTGCGCGGCGTGGTCGAACTTCGTCTTGTTCTTAGGCCAGAGCGCGTAGACGCAAATGGCCGCAAAGATCAGGAAGAAGTACAGAAGCCCGCTCTGTTGGGCAAAGATGGCAACCTGTTCATAGCTGAAGTCCATGGCTCCACCTCAACGCAGGTTGGCTTTGTCATCGTAGGTCGAGAAATCGACCAACGTGCCAAGCATCTGAAGATAAGCGATCAGCGCATCCATCTCGCTGAGCTTGTTCGGATTGCCGTCAAAATCGCGCACCACCGCCTTGGGATAGCGGGCGAGCAGAGCATCAGCTGTACCGTCCGGGCTCACCTGCGCCTTGAGGTCGGCCGTGGCGTTGGCGATCTCCTCGTCGGTGTAGGGCACCCCTTCAAGCCGCAGCGTCTTCATGTCTTCGCCGATGCGCTCCCCCTTGAGCGGCGCTTCCTTCAGGAAAGCGTAGGGCGGCATGACGGAGGCCGGCACTACCGAGCGCGGGTCGGTCAGATGGGCGACGTGCCAATCATCGGAGTACTTGCCTCCGACACGGGCAAGATCAGGCCCCGTCCGCTTCGACCCCCACTGGAACGGGTGATCGTACTGGCTCTCGGCCGCCAACGAGAAATGGCCGTAGCGCTCGATCTCGTCGCGCATCGGGCGGATCATCTGACTGTGGCAGAGATAGCAGCCTTCGCGAACGAAGATGTT is part of the Pleomorphomonas sp. PLEO genome and encodes:
- a CDS encoding heavy metal translocating P-type ATPase, with product MNIAVDVGPLEAAPAGQPVDHDWDAYTVADRDGTRRMELAVDGITCAACLTDIERGLRRLPGIVRARVNVSSRRTSVVFSPDKVTPRAVLDRMSAIGYPAQPFDPALQRDNRSAEARELLKCMGVAGFGAMNVMLMSVAVWSGNVTDITPETRDFFHFMSALVALPTVAYAARPFFRSAFAAIRRRSLNMDVPISIGVCLAMGLSIFNTLTHALEAYFDSALMLLFFLLLGRFLDENMRRRTAVEAETLATLRADSALKRGDGDSLVRVPLSAVRPGDIVVVRPGERVPVDGEVLSGRSDVDRSLVTGETLPALVAPGDIVHAGTLNGAGLLTIVVTAAVEGTLMAEIERLISEAQSAKSGALRLADRAARAYAPVVHSSAFLTAAGWLIAGAGWHTALINAIAVLIITCPCALALAIPAVQVTAAGRFFRNGILLNAGDAIERLARVDTIVFDKTGTLTSPEPLLANRGDVSDDVLDLAGRLARASRHPLAEALSRASGTTGTIDGSREITGEGVEADLAGRTLRLGSLSFCGIGDALGDPVRAAYPDASLIAFSDGDQTAVFAFAQRLKADAVEVAAELRAKGYGLMILSGDRATAVAAVAEKLGISDWQAEIDPAGKIARLDALKAKGQRVLMVGDGLNDAPSLAAAHVSLSPVSAAHLAQAASDAVFLGDHLKPVVVALDVSRAAYRLMKQNLWTAVVYNLIAVPIAVLGYVTPLIAAAAMSGSSLIVTLNALRLRRVATPPSERPPEAVAAAREDQAQEPA
- a CDS encoding FixH family protein, whose translation is MTATSEDVARGRRLTGRGVFLWLFAFFGVVFAVNGAFVYFAESTFPGLEVESSYKAGQEFEGEVQAGKAQAERGWTVDAAVRPVGDDASVEIHFRDKAGADLHGLDVRASLIHAVDPNNDHSASLPEVASGTYRTVLPKVQAGMWELTIEAYKGNERMFLSHNQLRLVR
- the ccoG gene encoding cytochrome c oxidase accessory protein CcoG, with protein sequence MRVDENVTTGGDNYYAAAKKNYPAAVSGRLRTIKWSVLIITLGIYYFLPFIRWDRGPDAPGQAVLIDMAGRKAYFFGVEIWPQEVYYLTGLLVLASIALFLMNAVAGRIWCGYLCPQTVWTDLFFAVERWIEGDRRDRILMDRAPMSAGKFMRKSAKHVIWLLIAVGTGGAWVLYFGDAPTIVKDVFTGNAAPIVYIWIGILTFTTYSLAGFMREQVCLYMCPWPRIQAALTDEWALNVTYRTDRGEPRKSVRIGERAKAAGEAVGDCIDCKACVQVCPTGVDIREGLQLGCIQCGLCIDACDTVMHKVGREPGLIGYDTDMNIARRSEGKPPIYRIVRPRTVLYAALIVLIGGFMIYTLANRAFQGVSVLHDRNPLYVNLSDGGTRNGYTVRLINKRPHERHFALTVSGLPEGFTLEAQGVAAASGKPVVEVAADTTRELRVLVMVPNGIVLPASTPIEFYIVDTDNGEKASTSDFFKTAAPN
- the ccoP gene encoding cytochrome-c oxidase, cbb3-type subunit III encodes the protein MAHEEIDKVTGVATTGHEWDGIKELNNPLPRWWLWVFYACIVFAIGYAFVYPAVPLVSSYSKGLLGHSQRASALAETQAGQAARAEVGKGLANASLDQIKNDPKMLEFAMAQGRAAFGDNCAPCHGSGATGSKGYPNLQDDDWLWGGTLTDIEHTITVGVRSTSPDTRMNDMPRFGEDGLLDAKQIRNVAGFVLSLSGSSVKGADVEAGKQIFAENCTSCHGEDAKGSHELGAPNLTDKVWLYGGDEASVINTITHAHRGVMPTWGGKLDPVTIKSLAIYVHDLGGGT
- a CDS encoding cbb3-type cytochrome oxidase subunit 3, with product MDFSYEQVAIFAQQSGLLYFFLIFAAICVYALWPKNKTKFDHAAQIPLEED
- the ccoO gene encoding cytochrome-c oxidase, cbb3-type subunit II, whose protein sequence is MSLMQKHVVFERNSIVLLIGILIVVAIGGLVEIVPLFYLKSTIETVTGMRPYSPLELAGRNIFVREGCYLCHSQMIRPMRDEIERYGHFSLAAESQYDHPFQWGSKRTGPDLARVGGKYSDDWHVAHLTDPRSVVPASVMPPYAFLKEAPLKGERIGEDMKTLRLEGVPYTDEEIANATADLKAQVSPDGTADALLARYPKAVVRDFDGNPNKLSEMDALIAYLQMLGTLVDFSTYDDKANLR